From Alphaproteobacteria bacterium, the proteins below share one genomic window:
- a CDS encoding SMP-30/gluconolactonase/LRE family protein, which produces MYAPPKPIPATIFSAMPEKFRRKRRSKWGDFNAAGQELDSFLEGPSFDRAGNLWVTDIPFGRIFRISPDGEWTLVTEYEGWPNGLKIHKDGRIFITDYLRGIVLLDPGSGKVTPLIDTVKSESFKGVNDLFFAANGDLYFTDQGQTGLHDPTGRVYRYDTAGRLERLIDTVPSPNGLVMNLNETVLYVGVTRDNAIWRLPIMPDGTLSKVGRFIQLSGSHAGPDGIALDAEGGVVVAVPSTSVWRFDPLGRPTHVLDAGDDIFCTNIAFGGEADRSLFCVVSRSSRKVQAGTVLRAEMPVAGRTMYSHI; this is translated from the coding sequence ATGTACGCCCCGCCCAAGCCGATTCCGGCCACGATCTTCAGCGCCATGCCGGAGAAGTTCCGCAGGAAGCGGCGCAGCAAGTGGGGCGACTTCAACGCCGCCGGCCAGGAACTCGACAGCTTCCTCGAGGGGCCGAGCTTCGATCGCGCCGGCAACCTGTGGGTCACCGACATTCCCTTCGGCCGCATCTTCCGCATCTCGCCCGACGGCGAATGGACGCTGGTGACCGAGTACGAGGGCTGGCCTAACGGTCTGAAGATCCACAAGGACGGTCGCATCTTCATCACCGACTACCTGCGCGGCATAGTCCTGCTCGATCCCGGCAGCGGCAAGGTCACGCCGCTGATCGACACGGTGAAGTCCGAGAGCTTCAAGGGCGTCAACGACCTGTTCTTTGCCGCCAACGGCGATCTCTATTTCACCGACCAGGGCCAGACCGGCCTGCACGATCCCACCGGCCGCGTCTATCGCTACGACACCGCGGGCCGGCTCGAGCGGCTGATCGACACCGTGCCCAGCCCCAACGGCCTGGTGATGAACCTGAACGAGACCGTGCTCTATGTCGGCGTCACGCGCGACAACGCGATCTGGCGCCTGCCGATCATGCCCGACGGCACGCTCAGCAAGGTCGGCCGCTTCATCCAGCTCTCGGGCAGCCATGCCGGCCCCGACGGCATCGCGCTGGACGCCGAGGGCGGCGTGGTCGTCGCGGTTCCGAGCACCAGCGTCTGGCGCTTCGATCCGCTGGGCCGTCCCACCCATGTGCTGGATGCCGGCGACGACATCTTCTGCACCAACATCGCCTTCGGCGGCGAGGCCGATCGCTCACTGTTCTGCGTCGTGTCACGCTCCAGCCGCAAGGTGCAAGCCGGCACCGTCCTGCGCGCCGAGATGCCGGTGGCAGGAAGGACAATGTACTCCCACATATAG
- a CDS encoding YdhR family protein: protein MVIVQINYRRPDMPKAEWNARYTDETAKPFLSVDGLQWKIWLDDEAELRSGGIYCFEDRAKAQAYVDGPIVARMKANTALGELQIRMFDVRARQSEITRAPVPGLAKRMAAE, encoded by the coding sequence ATGGTCATCGTCCAGATCAACTACCGCCGTCCCGACATGCCCAAGGCCGAGTGGAACGCGCGCTACACCGACGAGACGGCCAAGCCGTTCCTGTCGGTCGACGGCCTGCAATGGAAGATCTGGCTCGACGACGAGGCCGAGCTGCGCTCCGGCGGCATCTATTGCTTCGAAGATCGCGCCAAGGCGCAGGCCTATGTCGACGGCCCGATCGTGGCGCGCATGAAGGCCAACACGGCGCTGGGCGAGCTGCAGATCCGCATGTTCGACGTGCGCGCCCGCCAGAGCGAGATCACCCGCGCGCCGGTGCCGGGCCTCGCCAAGCGGATGGCCGCGGAATAG
- a CDS encoding phosphoenolpyruvate carboxykinase — MGANVPGNASFRLDNLGNVYWNLSVPALYEEALRRKEGVLAAGGPLCVLTGVHTGRSPNDKFFVREPGSESKIDWGKTNKPMEREKFEGLLARMLAYAQRRDLFVRECYGGADPAHRIKVRVINETAWHNLFAMNMFLRPPMQDLQDFEPDFTILQLPGFRAIPEIDGTNSDCAIICDFGRRLVAICGTWYAGEIKKSVFTILNYLLPEKNVLPMHCSANIGPKGDVAIFFGLSGTGKTTLSADASRTLIGDDEHGWGESSVFNFEGGCYAKVIKLSREAEPEIYATTERFGTVLENVVVDPQSGLLDLDSAKYAENTRACYPLDFIPNASPTGIAGTPENIVMLTADAFGVLPPISRLSPEQAMYHFLSGYTARVAGTEKGVVEPQATFSTCFGAPFMPRHPTVYARMLGEKMARQNVKCWLVNTGWSGGGFGVGERMAIRHTRSMVRAALDGRLAQVATTSDPNFGMQVPSACPDVPADVLNPKSAWKDKKAYDSAARDVAQRFESNFKQFEPAVDDKVNKAAIRAAA; from the coding sequence CTGGGCGCCAATGTGCCGGGCAACGCCTCCTTCCGACTGGACAACCTCGGCAATGTCTACTGGAACCTCTCGGTGCCGGCGCTCTACGAGGAAGCGCTGCGTCGCAAGGAGGGCGTACTGGCCGCCGGCGGCCCGCTCTGCGTGCTCACGGGCGTGCACACCGGCCGTTCGCCCAACGACAAATTCTTCGTGCGCGAGCCCGGCAGTGAATCGAAGATCGACTGGGGCAAGACCAACAAGCCGATGGAGCGCGAGAAGTTCGAGGGCCTGCTGGCGCGCATGCTGGCCTACGCGCAGCGCCGCGACCTCTTCGTGCGCGAATGCTACGGCGGCGCCGACCCGGCGCACCGCATCAAGGTGCGGGTGATCAACGAGACCGCCTGGCACAACCTCTTCGCCATGAACATGTTCCTGCGTCCGCCGATGCAGGACCTCCAGGACTTCGAGCCCGACTTCACCATCCTGCAGCTGCCCGGCTTCCGGGCGATCCCGGAGATCGACGGCACCAACTCCGACTGCGCCATCATCTGCGACTTCGGCCGCCGGCTGGTGGCGATCTGCGGCACCTGGTACGCCGGCGAGATCAAGAAGTCGGTGTTCACCATCCTGAACTACCTGCTGCCCGAGAAGAACGTGCTGCCGATGCACTGCTCGGCCAACATCGGTCCCAAGGGCGACGTGGCGATCTTCTTCGGGCTTTCGGGCACCGGCAAGACGACGCTCTCGGCCGATGCCTCGCGCACGCTGATCGGCGATGACGAGCATGGCTGGGGCGAAAGCTCGGTCTTCAACTTCGAGGGCGGCTGCTACGCCAAGGTGATCAAGCTCAGCCGCGAGGCCGAGCCCGAGATTTACGCCACGACCGAGCGCTTCGGCACCGTGCTGGAGAACGTGGTCGTCGATCCGCAGAGCGGCCTGCTCGACCTCGACAGCGCGAAGTACGCCGAGAACACGCGCGCCTGCTATCCGCTCGACTTCATCCCCAACGCCAGCCCGACCGGCATCGCCGGCACGCCCGAGAACATCGTCATGCTCACGGCGGACGCCTTCGGCGTGCTGCCGCCGATCAGCCGGCTGTCGCCCGAGCAGGCGATGTACCACTTCCTCAGCGGCTACACCGCGCGCGTCGCCGGCACCGAGAAGGGCGTGGTCGAGCCGCAGGCGACCTTCTCAACCTGCTTCGGTGCGCCGTTCATGCCACGCCACCCGACGGTCTACGCCAGGATGCTGGGCGAGAAGATGGCCCGGCAGAACGTCAAGTGCTGGCTGGTCAACACCGGCTGGTCGGGCGGCGGCTTCGGGGTCGGCGAGCGCATGGCGATCAGGCACACGCGCTCGATGGTGCGTGCTGCGCTGGACGGCCGCCTGGCCCAGGTCGCCACCACGTCGGATCCGAACTTCGGCATGCAGGTGCCGTCGGCCTGCCCCGACGTGCCTGCCGACGTGCTCAATCCGAAGAGCGCATGGAAGGACAAGAAGGCCTACGACAGCGCCGCGCGCGACGTCGCGCAGCGCTTCGAGTCGAACTTCAAGCAGTTCGAGCCGGCGGTCGACGACAAGGTCAACAAGGCCGCGATCAGAGCGGCTGCATAA
- a CDS encoding DUF2470 domain-containing protein, whose product MSTPPAIPAPTQAQDLMRRLDRISLATSLPGEGLPWPYASLGLVAVDHDLSPILLMSSMAVHGKAIAADPRVCLLFDGTVGLDQPLTGPRLSVFGRAEKSQEPGARARFLARHPDARLYADFGDFSFYRIAIERAHFVAGFGRIDSIEGSALRVDPAPWKVLIEREADIVGHMNEDHADAVGLYATRLLGFAPGEWKMTGIDAFGCDLRWRGLVARLNFAAPVLDAEGARKALVDLVRRARTRAA is encoded by the coding sequence ATGTCGACCCCCCCTGCGATACCGGCGCCGACACAGGCGCAGGACCTGATGCGCCGGCTGGACCGCATTTCGTTGGCAACGTCCCTGCCGGGTGAGGGGTTGCCGTGGCCCTACGCCTCCCTCGGCCTGGTGGCGGTCGATCACGATCTGTCGCCCATCCTGCTGATGAGCAGCATGGCCGTGCATGGCAAGGCCATCGCCGCCGACCCCAGGGTCTGCCTGCTGTTTGACGGCACCGTGGGGCTGGACCAGCCCTTGACCGGCCCGCGGCTTTCGGTGTTCGGCCGGGCCGAGAAGAGCCAGGAACCCGGCGCGCGGGCGCGCTTCCTCGCCCGCCATCCCGATGCGCGACTGTACGCGGATTTCGGCGATTTCAGCTTCTACCGGATCGCAATCGAGCGCGCCCATTTCGTCGCCGGTTTCGGCCGCATCGACTCGATCGAAGGGTCGGCGCTGCGCGTCGATCCGGCGCCGTGGAAGGTGCTGATCGAGCGCGAGGCCGACATCGTCGGCCACATGAACGAGGACCACGCCGACGCGGTGGGCCTCTACGCGACGCGGCTGCTGGGCTTCGCGCCCGGCGAATGGAAGATGACCGGCATCGACGCCTTCGGCTGCGACCTGCGCTGGCGCGGCCTCGTGGCACGCCTGAACTTCGCCGCGCCGGTCCTCGATGCCGAAGGCGCGCGCAAGGCGTTGGTCGACCTGGTACGGCGGGCCCGCACCCGGGCCGCCTGA
- a CDS encoding response regulator transcription factor has product MKKSIALVDDDRNILTSVSMLLEAEGFQVRTYNDGVSALDGLNQSPPDLAILDIKMPRMDGMELLNRLRKTQTLPVIFLTSKDEEIDEVLGLRMGADDYIRKPFSQRLLLERIRALLRRGDRGPAGTEGEGKEADRLVRGELTLDPSRHLCVWKGKQVNLTVTEFLLLKSLAERPGHVKNRDQLMDAAYGETIYVDDRTIDSHIKRLRKKFREVDESFEQIETLYGIGYRYRDG; this is encoded by the coding sequence GTGAAGAAATCGATCGCCTTGGTCGACGACGACCGGAACATCCTGACGTCCGTCTCGATGCTGTTGGAGGCCGAGGGCTTCCAGGTGCGCACCTATAATGACGGCGTGAGCGCCTTGGACGGGCTGAACCAGTCGCCGCCGGATCTCGCCATCCTCGACATCAAGATGCCGCGAATGGACGGCATGGAACTGCTCAACCGGCTGCGTAAGACCCAGACCCTGCCGGTCATCTTCCTGACCTCCAAGGACGAGGAGATCGACGAGGTGCTCGGCCTGCGCATGGGCGCGGACGACTATATCCGCAAGCCGTTCTCGCAGCGTCTGCTGCTCGAGCGCATCCGCGCCCTGCTGCGCCGCGGCGATCGCGGCCCGGCCGGTACCGAGGGCGAGGGCAAGGAGGCCGACCGGCTGGTGCGCGGCGAGCTGACGCTCGATCCGTCCCGGCATCTTTGCGTGTGGAAGGGCAAGCAGGTGAACCTCACGGTCACCGAGTTCCTGCTGCTGAAGTCGCTCGCCGAGCGGCCGGGCCACGTCAAGAACCGCGACCAGCTGATGGACGCCGCCTACGGCGAGACGATCTACGTCGACGACCGCACCATCGACAGCCATATCAAGCGCCTGCGCAAGAAGTTCCGCGAGGTCGACGAGAGCTTCGAGCAGATCGAGACGTTGTATGGCATCGGATACCGGTACCGCGACGGCTGA
- a CDS encoding stimulus-sensing domain-containing protein, with protein MASDTGTATADPPEPKRPPETTRANTRWWRRWTTDWLFPARRGAGPPPPDTETAGGATLWTRRGRERRFSPLTRRILLVNTLPVAFLAGSIVFLGDYEDTLIDAELAALTLQGEVVAAAIGESAVRGGEATINRVDPDMARQLMARLTTPIGARGRIFGETGEMFGDTANLGERQQRIIKQTLPPPDMVTEESWFRRFLDDVEQQLRAGRSDGPYKEIADPVARDYPWVEQALRGYNTRTVRRADDGRLILSVAIPVQRYKQVLGALMLQRDDSDIAYRVHLVRLDLLRIAAVTLGCTILLSFFLARTIAQPITRLARAADRVRLARDSKPTMPDIGGRNDEIGDLSESLRSMTDALWLRMNAIESFAADVAHELKNPLTSLRSAAEIAARIEDPEKRAKLMAIVLDDTRRLDRLISDIADSSRLDAELMRGELHVVDAEALLRSLIEAYAATTATEADVRVELNALRQGPFRALGHESRYGQVFRNVIDNAISFSPKGSKIVVGLMREKNAIVVTIDDQGPGIPDANVETIFRRFYSERPTASFGRHSGLGLSICRQIVDAYGGSIAAGNIKNAEGRTLGARFTIRLPMAG; from the coding sequence ATGGCATCGGATACCGGTACCGCGACGGCTGATCCACCGGAACCCAAACGGCCGCCGGAGACGACGCGCGCCAACACGAGATGGTGGCGCCGCTGGACGACCGATTGGCTCTTTCCGGCGCGACGCGGCGCCGGCCCACCGCCACCCGATACCGAAACCGCTGGTGGCGCGACGCTGTGGACCCGCCGCGGCCGTGAGCGGCGCTTCTCGCCGCTCACGCGGCGCATCCTGTTGGTCAACACGTTGCCGGTGGCATTCCTGGCCGGCTCGATCGTCTTTCTCGGCGACTACGAGGACACGCTGATCGACGCCGAACTCGCCGCCCTTACGCTGCAGGGCGAGGTGGTGGCCGCGGCGATCGGCGAGAGTGCGGTGCGCGGTGGCGAGGCGACGATCAACCGCGTCGATCCGGACATGGCGCGTCAGCTCATGGCGCGGCTCACCACGCCGATCGGCGCGCGCGGCCGCATCTTCGGCGAGACCGGCGAGATGTTCGGCGACACCGCCAACCTCGGCGAGCGCCAGCAGCGCATCATCAAGCAGACCCTGCCGCCGCCCGACATGGTCACAGAAGAGAGCTGGTTTCGCCGCTTCCTCGACGACGTCGAGCAGCAATTGCGCGCCGGCCGCTCCGACGGGCCGTACAAGGAGATCGCCGATCCTGTGGCGCGTGACTATCCCTGGGTCGAGCAGGCCCTGCGCGGCTACAACACGCGCACGGTGCGACGCGCCGACGACGGTCGGCTGATCCTCTCGGTGGCCATCCCGGTGCAGCGCTACAAGCAGGTGCTGGGCGCGCTGATGTTGCAGCGCGACGATTCCGACATCGCCTACCGCGTCCATCTGGTGCGGCTCGACCTGCTGCGCATCGCCGCCGTGACCTTGGGCTGCACCATCCTGCTGTCGTTCTTCCTCGCGCGCACCATCGCGCAGCCGATCACGCGGCTGGCGCGGGCGGCCGACCGCGTGCGCCTGGCGCGCGATTCGAAGCCGACCATGCCCGACATCGGCGGCCGCAACGACGAGATCGGCGACCTCTCCGAATCGCTGCGCTCGATGACCGACGCGCTGTGGCTGCGCATGAACGCCATCGAGAGCTTCGCTGCCGACGTCGCGCACGAGCTCAAGAATCCGCTGACCTCGCTGCGCTCGGCCGCCGAGATCGCCGCGCGCATCGAGGATCCCGAGAAGCGCGCAAAGCTGATGGCCATCGTGCTGGACGACACGCGCCGGCTCGACCGCCTGATCAGCGATATCGCCGACTCCTCGCGGCTCGACGCCGAGCTGATGCGCGGCGAGCTGCATGTCGTCGATGCCGAGGCGCTGCTGCGCTCGCTGATCGAGGCCTATGCCGCGACCACCGCCACCGAGGCCGACGTGCGCGTCGAGCTGAACGCCTTGCGCCAGGGGCCGTTCCGCGCGCTGGGCCACGAGAGCCGCTATGGCCAGGTGTTCCGCAACGTCATCGACAACGCGATCTCCTTCAGCCCCAAGGGCTCGAAGATCGTCGTCGGCCTGATGCGCGAGAAGAACGCCATCGTCGTCACCATCGACGACCAGGGGCCGGGCATTCCCGACGCCAATGTCGAGACGATCTTCCGCCGCTTCTATTCGGAACGGCCGACCGCCTCGTTCGGCCGCCACTCCGGGCTCGGCCTGTCGATCTGCCGGCAGATCGTCGACGCCTATGGCGGCTCTATCGCCGCCGGCAACATCAAGAACGCCGAGGGCAGGACGCTCGGCGCGCGATTCACCATCCGCCTGCCGATGGCGGGTTAG
- a CDS encoding CoA transferase codes for MLPLEGIKVVELAQNLAGPFCAEILSHLGAEVIKVEKPKVGDDARHWGKLLSEDAGASFNAINLNKKSIVLDLKDPAERDRLLTVIDGADVVVQNMLPGVLEKMGLGARDLMARNPRLIYCSVSAYGNAGPKKNEPGYEPIVQAFSAMCMMSGWPGGPPIRMGTQVLDHGSAMWAAIGVLSAIIERGRTGRGKLVETSLFETATAWWMNPYSNYAATGEVPERHPSGSNGVVIFSGFETEDAPIVIAAGSDRLFLKLADVLGKPEWKAEPAYANNRGRVEHKEHLLGECQRILKTRSRTHWLKVITEAGVPCTAVNTLPEMLAEPQTKAMGMLQSVPNLESDVKLIGLPIQLDGQRPKFRQRAPRLGEHNKEVLGD; via the coding sequence ATGCTGCCGCTGGAGGGCATCAAGGTCGTCGAACTGGCGCAGAATCTCGCCGGGCCGTTCTGCGCGGAGATCCTCTCGCATCTCGGCGCCGAGGTGATCAAGGTCGAGAAGCCGAAGGTCGGCGACGACGCGCGGCACTGGGGCAAGCTTTTGTCGGAGGACGCCGGCGCCTCGTTCAACGCCATCAACCTCAACAAGAAGTCGATCGTGCTCGACCTCAAGGACCCGGCCGAGCGCGACAGGCTGCTGACCGTGATCGACGGCGCCGACGTCGTCGTGCAGAACATGCTGCCCGGCGTGCTGGAGAAGATGGGGCTGGGCGCCAGGGACCTGATGGCGCGCAACCCGCGCCTGATCTACTGCTCGGTCAGCGCCTATGGCAACGCCGGGCCGAAGAAGAACGAGCCCGGCTACGAGCCGATCGTCCAGGCCTTCTCGGCGATGTGCATGATGTCGGGCTGGCCGGGCGGTCCGCCGATCCGCATGGGCACGCAGGTGCTCGACCATGGCAGCGCGATGTGGGCGGCGATCGGCGTCTTGAGCGCGATCATCGAGCGCGGTCGCACCGGCAGGGGCAAACTGGTCGAGACCTCTCTGTTCGAGACGGCGACGGCGTGGTGGATGAACCCCTACTCCAACTACGCCGCCACCGGCGAGGTGCCGGAGCGCCATCCCTCGGGCAGCAACGGCGTGGTGATCTTCAGCGGCTTCGAGACCGAGGACGCGCCGATCGTCATCGCCGCTGGCAGCGACCGGCTGTTTCTCAAGCTCGCCGACGTGCTGGGCAAGCCGGAGTGGAAGGCCGAGCCGGCCTACGCCAACAACCGTGGGCGCGTCGAGCACAAGGAGCACCTGCTGGGCGAGTGCCAGCGGATCCTCAAGACCAGGTCGCGCACGCACTGGCTCAAGGTGATCACCGAGGCCGGTGTGCCGTGCACGGCGGTGAACACATTGCCGGAGATGCTGGCCGAGCCGCAGACCAAGGCGATGGGCATGCTGCAATCCGTACCCAATCTCGAGAGCGACGTGAAGCTGATCGGCCTGCCGATCCAGCTCGACGGCCAGCGCCCGAAATTCCGCCAGCGCGCGCCCAGGCTGGGCGAGCACAACAAGGAAGTGCTGGGGGATTGA
- a CDS encoding DUF3859 domain-containing protein, whose protein sequence is MPRRLICIVAVLIVALLGAAPAPAADVTALPVVEAGLFRARTTGHIPAPRAVEERTNILDDVVFYSPTAKVPARQGIRFGTRFRVVGAPANRAVTLRSIWRIPDPGIVNPETGTRYRQSIAETASRIGATLMLAYTFDAPWEIRCGDWVQEVWFGERRLLSQTFTVEGCQGLPVSALDPRHPELGAAWRA, encoded by the coding sequence ATGCCGCGTCGGCTGATCTGCATTGTCGCCGTGCTCATTGTCGCCTTGCTTGGAGCCGCCCCGGCCCCGGCGGCGGATGTCACGGCGCTGCCCGTCGTCGAGGCCGGCCTGTTCAGGGCGAGGACGACCGGGCACATCCCGGCGCCCCGGGCGGTCGAGGAGCGCACGAACATCCTCGACGATGTCGTGTTCTACAGCCCGACCGCGAAGGTGCCCGCCAGGCAGGGCATCCGCTTCGGCACGCGCTTTCGCGTCGTCGGCGCGCCGGCGAACCGCGCCGTGACGCTGCGCTCGATCTGGCGCATACCGGACCCTGGCATCGTCAATCCCGAGACCGGCACCCGCTATCGCCAGAGCATCGCCGAAACCGCGAGCAGGATCGGCGCGACGCTCATGCTCGCCTATACCTTCGACGCGCCGTGGGAGATCCGCTGCGGCGACTGGGTTCAAGAGGTCTGGTTCGGCGAGCGCCGGCTGCTCAGCCAGACCTTCACGGTCGAGGGCTGCCAGGGTCTTCCCGTCTCGGCGCTCGACCCTCGCCATCCGGAGCTTGGTGCCGCATGGCGCGCCTGA
- a CDS encoding DUF3859 domain-containing protein, which produces MARLMFCLLALLCAGPALAADVSGLEIVETGLYRAQTTGHIASPQAVNGRTNTIVDIEFYSATSKVPARQGIRFGTRFRVLGSPANRSVSLRSVWRIPEPGIRNPESGIVYHQSIAEFTTVIGAVTMRGFSFSHAWQIRCGDWIQEVWFGEHRLLSRTFTVEDCRTVPTAARKAAAPAG; this is translated from the coding sequence ATGGCGCGCCTGATGTTCTGCCTTCTGGCGCTGCTGTGCGCCGGGCCGGCGCTGGCGGCGGACGTGTCGGGCCTCGAGATCGTCGAGACCGGCCTCTACCGCGCGCAGACGACCGGCCACATCGCCTCGCCGCAGGCGGTGAACGGGCGAACGAACACGATCGTCGACATCGAGTTCTACAGCGCGACATCGAAGGTTCCGGCGCGGCAGGGCATCCGCTTCGGCACGCGCTTCCGGGTGCTCGGCTCGCCCGCGAACCGGTCGGTCTCCCTGCGCTCGGTGTGGCGCATCCCGGAACCGGGAATCCGCAATCCCGAGAGCGGCATCGTCTATCATCAGAGCATCGCCGAGTTCACGACGGTGATCGGCGCGGTAACGATGCGCGGCTTCAGCTTCAGCCATGCCTGGCAGATCCGCTGCGGCGACTGGATCCAGGAGGTCTGGTTCGGCGAACACCGGCTGCTCAGCCGGACCTTCACCGTCGAGGATTGCCGGACCGTGCCTACGGCAGCACGTAAAGCAGCAGCGCCGGCAGGGTGA
- a CDS encoding AEC family transporter: MTLDLIGQLFTIIAPVLLCVAIGYGWARLGRPFDPGFATALVSGIGAPCLIFSALTRLQVSPGALGTLALASLCCFAGMAVLGLIVLRLARLPAHSYLPALMFPNGGNVGLPLCLLAFGEQGLALGIAWFAIAAMGQFTVGIGIAAGSFSPRALARQPLIYTLILALAFILAGSRPPEFIARTTEILGGMLIPLMLLSLGASLATLTISRPGRAFALSLVRLLGGFAVGLLVAWLFSLTGAARGVLLIQSAMPVAIFNYLFALRYEREPADVAGMIVITTLLSFLTLPALLLYVLP; the protein is encoded by the coding sequence ATGACCCTCGACCTGATCGGCCAGCTCTTCACCATCATTGCGCCGGTGCTGCTCTGCGTCGCCATCGGCTATGGCTGGGCGCGGCTGGGCCGGCCGTTCGATCCCGGCTTCGCCACCGCGCTGGTCTCCGGCATCGGCGCGCCCTGCCTGATCTTCAGCGCGCTCACCCGCCTGCAGGTCTCGCCCGGCGCCCTGGGCACGCTGGCACTGGCCAGCCTCTGCTGCTTCGCCGGCATGGCCGTCCTCGGGCTGATCGTCCTGCGGCTGGCGCGCCTGCCGGCGCATTCCTATCTGCCGGCGCTGATGTTCCCCAATGGCGGCAATGTCGGCCTGCCGCTCTGCCTGCTGGCCTTCGGCGAGCAGGGTCTGGCGCTGGGCATCGCCTGGTTCGCGATCGCCGCCATGGGCCAGTTCACCGTCGGCATCGGCATCGCCGCCGGCAGCTTCTCGCCGCGCGCCCTGGCACGCCAACCACTGATCTACACCCTGATCCTCGCGCTGGCCTTCATCCTCGCCGGCTCCAGGCCACCGGAGTTCATCGCGCGCACCACCGAGATCCTGGGCGGCATGCTGATCCCGCTGATGCTGCTGTCGCTGGGCGCCTCGCTGGCGACGCTGACGATCAGCCGGCCCGGCCGCGCCTTCGCGCTGTCGCTGGTGCGCCTGCTGGGCGGCTTCGCGGTCGGGCTGCTGGTGGCGTGGCTCTTCAGCCTGACCGGCGCGGCGCGCGGCGTGCTGCTGATCCAGTCGGCGATGCCGGTGGCGATCTTCAACTACCTGTTCGCGCTGCGCTACGAGCGCGAGCCGGCCGACGTCGCCGGCATGATCGTCATCACCACCCTGCTGTCATTCCTCACCCTGCCGGCGCTGCTGCTTTACGTGCTGCCGTAG
- a CDS encoding HPr kinase/phosphatase C-terminal domain-containing protein, whose translation MHATCVALPEGGVLLRGGSGAGKSDLALRLIDGGARLVADDRTELTREGDRLIARAPSSIAGLIEARGVGILRLPPQRLAPQATVALIVDLVDPARIERLPEAATEDLLGIALPRVALAPFEASAPAKIRLALLASGSASSSP comes from the coding sequence ATCCATGCCACCTGCGTCGCGCTGCCGGAGGGCGGCGTGCTGCTGCGTGGCGGATCGGGCGCCGGCAAGTCCGATCTCGCGCTGCGCCTGATCGATGGCGGCGCGCGCCTTGTCGCCGACGACCGCACCGAGCTGACGCGCGAGGGCGATCGGCTGATTGCGCGCGCGCCATCGAGCATCGCCGGCCTGATCGAGGCGCGCGGCGTCGGCATCCTGCGACTGCCGCCGCAGCGACTGGCACCGCAGGCGACCGTCGCCCTGATCGTCGATCTGGTCGATCCGGCGCGGATCGAGCGTCTGCCGGAAGCGGCGACCGAAGACCTGCTCGGCATCGCGCTGCCGCGCGTCGCGCTCGCGCCCTTCGAGGCCTCGGCGCCGGCCAAGATCAGGCTTGCGCTGCTCGCGTCGGGCTCAGCATCATCCTCGCCGTGA
- the rapZ gene encoding RNase adapter RapZ, whose amino-acid sequence MVTGLSGAGRNTALNALEDHGYIAVDNLPLFLVDDLLRPGTGDAQPLVLGIDVRSRGFTTPAVVDHVRDLRARADLDVRLLYLDCDNDVLLRRFTETRRAHPLAQERPVLDGIVDERRLLRPLRDHADVTIDTSQLAPHELKALMLGHFAPRAGGGGLRIAVMSFSYRRGLPREADLVLDTRFLRNPHYVDGLRPLTGQDGGVARYVKADRDFKGFFRGITSLLEPLLPRFDSEGKSYLTVAVGCTGGRHRSVLVAEELAAWLRRRGRVVTLTHRDLEAGAARTVAGTGRTG is encoded by the coding sequence CTGGTGACTGGCCTGTCGGGCGCGGGCCGCAACACGGCGCTCAATGCGCTGGAGGATCACGGCTACATCGCCGTCGACAACCTGCCTCTCTTCCTCGTCGACGATCTCCTGCGTCCCGGCACCGGCGACGCGCAGCCGCTGGTGCTGGGCATCGACGTGCGCTCGCGCGGCTTCACCACGCCGGCCGTGGTCGACCATGTGCGCGATCTGCGCGCACGGGCCGACCTCGACGTGCGGCTGCTTTACCTCGACTGCGACAACGACGTGCTGCTGCGGCGCTTCACCGAGACGCGACGCGCCCATCCGCTGGCCCAGGAGCGGCCGGTCCTCGATGGCATCGTCGACGAGCGCCGCCTGCTGCGGCCGCTGCGCGATCACGCCGACGTGACCATCGATACCTCGCAACTGGCGCCGCATGAGCTGAAGGCGCTGATGCTGGGCCATTTCGCGCCGCGTGCCGGGGGTGGCGGGCTGCGCATCGCCGTGATGTCGTTCTCCTACCGGCGCGGCCTGCCGCGCGAGGCGGACCTGGTGCTCGACACGCGCTTCCTGCGCAATCCGCACTATGTCGACGGGCTGCGGCCGCTGACCGGACAGGATGGGGGGGTGGCGCGGTACGTGAAGGCCGACAGGGACTTCAAGGGTTTTTTTCGTGGCATTACGTCGCTGCTCGAACCCCTCTTGCCGCGCTTCGATAGTGAGGGCAAGAGTTACCTGACCGTCGCGGTGGGCTGCACCGGCGGCCGGCACCGCTCGGTGCTGGTGGCCGAGGAACTTGCAGCTTGGCTGCGGCGGCGGGGGCGTGTCGTCACTCTCACCCATCGCGACCTGGAGGCAGGCGCGGCGCGGACGGTGGCTGGGACTGGGAGAACCGGATGA